A genomic stretch from Chitinophagaceae bacterium includes:
- the asnS gene encoding asparagine--tRNA ligase: MFNKRVKIKELLSWEPSEQQVTVMGWVRTFRNNQFVALNDGSTNNNLQVVLELGKFDDELLKRITTSASLKVSGTMLASQGKGQKLELKATELEILGDSDAEKYPLQPKKHSLEFLREIAHLRFRTNTYGSVFRLRHSLAFAVHKFYNEKGFIYLHTPIVTASDAEGAGEMFRVSTLPFDNPPRNEDGSINFKEDFFGRATNLTVSGQLEGELGATAFGEIYTFGPTFRAENSNTARHLAEFWMIEPEMAFCDLEDNMNLAEEFIKYIIRYAMENNREDLEFLAQRLADEEKQLPQDKRSELGLIEKLEFVLNNEFERITYTEAIDILIQSPAYKKKKFQYDVKWGIDMQSEHERYLVEKHFKKPVIVTNYPKDIKAFYMRQNDDGKTVAAMDILAPGIGEIVGGSQREERLEKLEQRMKEMHVPTEDLWWYLDTRRFGSVPHAGFGLGFERMVQFVTGMGNIRDVIAFPRTPKNCEF, translated from the coding sequence ATGTTTAACAAAAGAGTGAAGATCAAAGAGCTTCTCAGTTGGGAACCATCAGAACAGCAGGTAACGGTAATGGGTTGGGTACGCACTTTCCGCAACAACCAATTTGTGGCTTTGAACGACGGGAGTACCAATAATAACCTGCAGGTTGTGCTGGAGCTGGGTAAGTTTGATGATGAGTTGCTGAAAAGGATCACCACCTCTGCTTCCCTGAAAGTAAGCGGAACCATGCTGGCTTCCCAGGGAAAGGGGCAAAAGCTTGAACTGAAAGCAACAGAACTTGAAATATTAGGTGACAGTGATGCAGAGAAATATCCGCTGCAACCAAAGAAACACAGCCTCGAATTTTTAAGGGAGATTGCCCACCTCCGTTTTCGTACCAACACATACGGGTCTGTTTTTCGTCTCCGTCATTCATTAGCTTTTGCTGTTCATAAATTTTATAACGAAAAGGGATTCATTTACCTGCACACACCAATCGTTACCGCCAGTGATGCAGAAGGCGCAGGAGAAATGTTTCGTGTATCAACATTACCCTTTGATAATCCACCACGCAATGAAGATGGATCCATCAACTTCAAAGAAGATTTTTTTGGTCGTGCTACCAACCTAACTGTAAGCGGACAATTAGAGGGAGAGCTTGGCGCCACTGCGTTTGGGGAGATCTATACCTTCGGTCCAACCTTCCGTGCAGAGAATTCAAACACTGCAAGACATCTTGCTGAGTTCTGGATGATTGAACCTGAAATGGCTTTCTGCGATTTGGAAGACAATATGAATCTTGCTGAAGAATTCATCAAGTATATCATCCGTTATGCAATGGAAAATAACAGGGAAGACCTGGAATTTCTTGCACAGCGTTTGGCTGATGAAGAAAAACAATTACCGCAGGACAAACGCAGTGAATTGGGTTTAATTGAGAAGCTTGAATTTGTTCTGAACAATGAATTTGAACGTATCACTTATACTGAAGCAATTGACATTTTAATTCAATCGCCTGCATACAAAAAGAAAAAATTCCAGTACGATGTAAAATGGGGAATTGATATGCAGAGTGAACATGAGCGTTACCTGGTGGAAAAGCATTTTAAAAAACCAGTGATTGTAACCAACTATCCGAAAGACATTAAAGCATTTTACATGCGTCAGAATGATGATGGTAAAACGGTAGCTGCCATGGATATTCTCGCCCCGGGTATTGGTGAAATTGTAGGTGGTTCACAAAGAGAAGAACGATTGGAAAAACTGGAGCAACGTATGAAGGAAATGCATGTGCCAACAGAAGATCTCTGGTGGTACCTCGATACAAGGCGTTTTGGCTCTGTGCCACATGCCGGCTTCGGTCTTGGTTTTGAGCGAATGGTGCAATTTGTGACAGGTATGGGTAATATCCGTGACGTAATTGCCTTCCCCCGAACCCCCAAGAACTGCGAATTTTAG